A DNA window from Chryseobacterium sp. MEBOG06 contains the following coding sequences:
- the dapB gene encoding 4-hydroxy-tetrahydrodipicolinate reductase, protein MKIALVGYGKMGKIIDEIAQKRGHKVVARLKETPTAENLNNPDVVIEFSLPEVAFENIKACLENKIPVICGTTGWLEQKAEIEKLAVENNTAFLYGSNFSLGVNLFFALNEKLAGLMKNVDEYNCQLEEIHHIHKKDAPSGTAISIAEGIIQNNPKFDAWKLEETEGKQLGIFAVREDEVPGTHSVYYRSEVDEIEIKHTAFNRNGFALGAVVAAEWIKDKKGNFGMKDVLGL, encoded by the coding sequence ATGAAAATAGCATTAGTTGGTTACGGTAAAATGGGGAAGATCATTGATGAGATCGCACAAAAAAGAGGTCATAAAGTAGTGGCCCGCCTGAAGGAGACTCCAACTGCTGAAAATCTTAACAACCCGGATGTTGTGATTGAATTCTCGCTGCCGGAAGTTGCATTTGAAAATATTAAAGCTTGTCTTGAAAATAAAATTCCTGTAATCTGTGGAACGACAGGATGGCTGGAGCAAAAAGCAGAAATAGAAAAACTGGCTGTAGAAAATAATACAGCTTTCTTATATGGTTCAAACTTTAGCTTAGGGGTCAATTTATTCTTCGCCTTAAACGAAAAGCTTGCGGGTCTTATGAAAAACGTTGATGAATACAATTGCCAGCTGGAAGAGATTCATCATATCCATAAAAAAGATGCCCCAAGTGGTACCGCTATTTCCATAGCAGAAGGCATTATTCAGAATAATCCGAAATTTGATGCTTGGAAACTGGAAGAAACAGAAGGGAAGCAGCTAGGTATTTTTGCCGTACGTGAAGATGAAGTTCCCGGAACTCACAGCGTATACTATAGAAGTGAAGTAGACGAAATAGAAATCAAACATACCGCTTTCAACAGAAACGGTTTTGCATTAGGAGCCGTAGTTGCTGCCGAATGGATTAAAGATAAAAAAGGAAACTTCGGAATGAAAGATGTTTTGGGGCTTTAA
- a CDS encoding ParB/RepB/Spo0J family partition protein translates to MKDKKRAMGRGLGAILSAESKATVNSATDEGADKFVGNIVEVALEDIYPNPTQPRTYFDEKALNELAQSITNLGVIQPITLRKDGEKFEIISGERRYRASKIAGFTTIPAYIRLVNDQELLEMALVENIQREDLDAIEIALTYHRLLEEIGLTQENLSQRIGKDRSTITNSIRLLRLNPDIQNAIRSGEISAGHGRAIISVESEEDQQVLFGLIIKEKLNVRQAEQAAAALKNPKSPAGKKANVELSNNYKRAQKTIADILDIKVEIKASGNGKKGKIVLDFKNEEELEYILSHIK, encoded by the coding sequence ATGAAGGACAAAAAAAGAGCTATGGGACGCGGTTTGGGCGCTATTTTAAGTGCAGAATCCAAAGCAACGGTCAATTCAGCTACCGATGAGGGAGCAGATAAGTTTGTAGGAAACATTGTCGAAGTTGCGCTTGAAGATATTTATCCGAATCCGACGCAGCCGAGAACTTATTTTGATGAAAAAGCATTAAACGAACTTGCACAGTCTATCACAAACTTAGGAGTGATCCAGCCGATTACCTTAAGAAAAGACGGTGAGAAATTCGAAATTATATCAGGGGAAAGACGTTACAGAGCAAGTAAAATTGCAGGCTTTACAACTATTCCGGCATATATCCGTTTAGTAAACGATCAGGAACTTCTTGAGATGGCTCTTGTTGAAAACATTCAGAGAGAAGACCTTGATGCTATCGAAATTGCCCTGACTTATCATAGACTTTTGGAAGAAATCGGGCTTACTCAGGAGAATCTTAGCCAGAGGATAGGAAAAGACAGAAGTACGATTACCAATTCAATCAGATTATTAAGATTGAATCCGGATATTCAGAATGCTATCAGAAGCGGCGAAATTTCTGCCGGACACGGAAGAGCAATTATCAGTGTTGAAAGTGAAGAAGATCAGCAGGTTTTATTTGGTCTGATTATTAAAGAAAAATTAAACGTTCGTCAGGCAGAGCAGGCTGCTGCTGCATTGAAGAACCCTAAATCTCCGGCTGGTAAAAAAGCAAACGTGGAGCTTTCTAACAATTATAAAAGAGCCCAGAAGACGATCGCAGATATCCTGGATATAAAAGTGGAGATCAAAGCTTCTGGAAACGGTAAAAAAGGTAAAATTGTTCTGGACTTCAAAAATGAAGAGGAGCTGGAGTATATTTTATCTCATATTAAATAA
- a CDS encoding DUF5683 domain-containing protein: protein MKKIFFTFFLCIAAMAYSQVKPIDTVRMPVPPKEEIPALKPGKTESKIIADLEKANGPTKKTVKLNPTRAGLYSAVFPGLGQFYNKKYWKIPIVWGAVGAGVGIAIWNDNQYKKYREYYVAKLNGTPNEFVDSHPWLDKVALGNAQDRSKRQRDYAIAITGLIYILNIVDAVVDAHLYESRHDPDLSFKPSIIQDQYGYDAPKTGFSLSYRF from the coding sequence ATGAAGAAAATATTTTTCACATTTTTCTTGTGTATTGCCGCAATGGCCTACTCACAAGTGAAGCCAATTGATACTGTTCGGATGCCGGTCCCTCCGAAAGAGGAAATCCCTGCTTTAAAACCGGGAAAAACAGAATCCAAGATTATTGCAGATCTCGAAAAAGCCAATGGGCCTACTAAGAAAACGGTAAAGCTTAATCCTACCAGAGCTGGATTATACTCAGCTGTTTTCCCAGGATTAGGACAGTTCTACAATAAAAAATATTGGAAGATTCCAATCGTTTGGGGAGCTGTAGGAGCCGGGGTGGGAATTGCAATTTGGAATGATAACCAGTATAAAAAGTATCGTGAATACTATGTAGCGAAACTGAATGGTACGCCCAATGAATTTGTAGACAGCCACCCCTGGCTGGATAAAGTAGCTTTGGGAAATGCACAGGACAGATCCAAAAGGCAGAGAGACTATGCTATAGCAATTACAGGATTAATTTATATTTTGAATATTGTAGACGCTGTAGTAGATGCACACCTTTACGAAAGCCGTCATGATCCGGATCTTAGTTTTAAACCATCCATTATTCAGGATCAGTATGGATATGATGCGCCAAAAACAGGATTTAGTTTAAGCTATAGATTTTAG